In the genome of Thiorhodovibrio winogradskyi, the window GTCGCTCGAAGTCTCGCCGCTGCTGGCCCACAACACGGCTCACACCATCCGGGACGCGAACCGGCTGCATGCGAAGGCCGACAAGCCCAACCTGTTCATCAAGATCCCCGGCACGGCCGAGGGCATCGCGGCCATCGAGGAAGCCATCTTCGAGGGCGTGCCGGTCAACGTCACGCTGCTGTTCTCGTGCGAACAGGTGCTGGCCGCCGCCGAAGCTTACATGCGCGGCATCGAGCGCCGGCTGGCGGCCAGGCTCGATCCGAACGTGGCGTCGGTGTTGTCGCTCTTCGTCAGCCGCTGGGACGTCGCAGTGGAGGATTCCGTCGCGCCGCCTTTCCGCAATCGGTTGGGCATCGCCATCGCCCTGCGCACCTTCAAGGCGCACGGCGAACTCTTGGCCTCGGAGCGTTGGCAGCGACTCGCCGCCACCAGCGCGCGCCCGCCGCGCCTGCTGTGGGCCAGCACCGGCACCAAGGATCCCGCGGCGTCGGACACCTTGTACGTCGAGGCGCTAGCAGCGCCCGGAACCATCAACACCTTGCCCGAGAAGACACTGCTGGCCTTTGCCGATCACGGCCAGGTCGAACTGGCACTGCCTGCCGACTGCGGCGACGCCGAAGCCGTGATCGCGGACTTCCGACGCGAAGGTATCGATGACGACGGACTCGCCGCCCGGCTGCAGCGCGAGGGGGTCGATGCGTTCGCTACCTCCTGGCATGCGCTGCTCACGCGCATCCGCGAGAAGCGCGCTTCACCGGCGCCGCGGACATGAGCGCGACCAGCCTCGATCGGCTGTGCATCAGCACCCTGCGCACGCTGGCCATCGACCAGGTGCAGCGGGCCAACTCCGGGCACCCCGGTACGCCGATGGGCGCGGCGCCCATCCGCCTACTGCCTGTGGCAGCGCTTCCTGCGCTTTGACCCCGAAGACGCCGCCTGGCCCGACCGCGACCGCTTCGTGCTGTCGGTGACCGGTTATGTCGAATGGGTGCTCGGGCATCTGCGCCCCAAATCGGCGCTGCATCTGGTCAGCTTCTGGGCGCGCAGCGGCGATTATCAGTCCGGCGGCGCCTTCGGCTTCCGCGATCAACTGCAAGACGCCATGGCGCTCATCCATGCCGAGCCAGGGCTGGTGCGCGAGCATCTGTTGCGCTGTGCCGGGCGCCAGTTCCGCGAAGGCGATGTGCAGCACTGGTGGCATCCGCCTTCAGGTCGCGGTGTGCGTACCCGTTGCTCGGATGACTATCTGTGGCTACCGCTGGCAACCTGTCGCTATGTCCTGATCACCGGCGACAGCGGCGTGCTTGATGAGACTGCGCCCTTCCTCGATGGCCGCCTGGTCAGTGGCGAGGACGACGGCTACTACGGCAACAGCAGCCGATAGCGGGTCAGGTGGATGCGCTGCGCTTATCCACCCTACGATCACGTTGGTTGATGATCGCCGGCATCATGTGGTTGAGATCATCAGACCTGACTGAATGCTGGGCTCAATGCTGGGCTGAATACTTATCTGATATCAAGAGGTTGCACGCCATTACCGAAGGGATAGCCGCCAAGTTTCGCTTGATCCTGGATGGAGGTTTCGACCGTCTCTGCTAACCTATATGGTCAGTCTGACGTGCGTCTCTTGAGATCAGGAACAACCACCCATGACAAGCCGTCTCCCAGCGGCAATCGCTGAACTTCGCCTTCTAGTCGGTTTTCTCGGCGAACAATCCCAGTATCACTGGTGGTCCAGCCGTTTTCTGGCAACCACCAGCGAGGCATTCCTGCTGCCGGTGTTCCCTCGCACCACCCTGCTCGCTCAGTACCACGGGGTTTGCGAAGCCGCCCGTCTTAAACACGATGAGCACATCGGCATCGGTCGCCATGACCATCTGTACCGTCTGCCCGAGGCGCTGGAGCAAGCCATGGCTCAGGCGGTATCCGCCCCCGACTTTGCTCCCCGCATCAAGCCTCTCCTGGCATCCACCGCTTCCGCCATCGCCCGACTCGCCGCAATGGCCACATCAGCGACAGAGAAAAGAGAAGGCCCAGTGCTGCTTGATCATTGCGATCATGATCGGCTCGATGCATTGATTCAGCAGGGCGCGGGACAGTATCAAGCTGCCTTTAGCGCGGGTTATCAGTGCTTTCCCTATCTGCAAGCCAACTGATGCCCGAGGAGCCATGTTTTTATACCACCCAACTCCAGGCCGGTCTGGGCATGGTGGAAGAAAGCAACGTATTGCTCGGGCTGTACCAGCCGGGCATGAACTGCACCCAGCTCTATCAAGCAGCACTGAATTCTGGCCAATTCCCCCTGGTGTCGGCCAGACGCTTAAGAAACATTGTGGTTGAATGTTTCGGCCCGAGGTATCTGAAAACCGAGGTCGCGATTCACCTCAAACCCCTTGCGGAGGTGTTACCCACCCGTCAACTGGTGCCATTTCTGCTGGTGTTTACCGCGCAGGCCAATCGCATTCTGGCCGACTTCATTCGTGACATCTATTGGCCGCACTCCAGCGCGGGTCGAGTAAGCCTGAGCAAAGAAGACGCAACGGACTTTGTACATAACGCCGTTCGCGATGGTAAGACCCGAACGCCCTGGTCGGAATCCACCGTGCGCCGCGTCTCCGGCTACCTGCTCGGCTGTTGCGCCGACTTCGGCCTGCTCGCGGCGGGGCGTTCATCGACCCGGCCCATCCAACCGCTGCGCATCCAACCAATCACAACGCTCTTTTTTGCCTACCACTTGCACTTTTCTGGACTCAGCGACCATGGCGTGCTAAACCACCCGCTCTGGGGTCTGTTCGGGCTGGAACCTGGCGAGGTCAGAGCGGCCATGCAGCGTCTCGCTAGCAACGGCTGGTGGATCATGCAATCCGCCGCCGGTAGTACGCGCATCACCTGGCTGCTGCCAACCATGGAGGACATCACCCGTGTCATCGCCAACCCTGTCATCGCTCAAGGCTGATTTCGAGGAACTGCTGTGCCGCATCAAAGCCGGGCGCGACTTTGCTCACGCGAGCTTCGAGCCGGTCTTCTACCTGGTGTTCCCGCCCCACGCCCTGCTTGAGGTCAAGCGCCAACTGCCGGCTTGGGAGGCGCGGTTGGTCAACGACGGCTGGGAAGTGCATCCTTTCTCCATCACCCATGCGATTCAAGCCATCCTGGATGAGCAACCGGACTTCATCCGCACCCTCTGGCAAACTCAGGATGCCAAGGCCCCATTGGAATGGACCAAAACCAACAACGCCCTGGCGGCCGCCATCAGCAAAAACGACGCCTTGGCAGCCCGGCTGGAACAACAACTGGCAAGCCTTGAGGGCAACCCAAACGCCATGCTGCTGGTGACGGATCTCGAAGCCCTGCACCCCTATGTGCGCATCGGCGTCATTGAAGGCCATCTGCTTGGTCGCTTCAGCGTGCCCACCATTTTTTTCTATCCCGGCGTGCGCACCGGCAAAACCCGCCTAAAGTTTCTCGGCTTTTATCCAGAAGACGGCAATTATCGCTCAGTACACGTTGGCGGTTAATTTCATTAAGGGACGGCCCGTATGGACATCAAAGCACTCTTCGACAGCAGCAAAGATATTTACCGCAGTATCGAGAAGGTCATCACCTATGGCGTGGCGCAGGAAGCCCGCCTTAAGGCGGAGATTTCCGAATACGTGGTCACCGAGAGTATCGAAGAACAGCTCGGGAAATTGCTCGACAAAATGGAAGCCGCCATGGAAGCCGGCGGCGAGAATGAAGTCGGCATTTGGGTCTCGGGCTTTTATGGCTCGGGCAAAAGCTCCTTTACCAAATACGTCGGCCTGGCGTTTGATGAGCGCGTCACCATCGATGGCGTCCCCTTTCTGCATCATCTGCAAAACCGGCTGAAGAAAAGCACCACCAAGGCCCGGCTAGCGGCGGTGGCGAAGAAATACCCCGCGGCGGTCTTGATGTTGGATCTGGCCAGCGAACAGGTCGCCGGCGCCACCATGGAAGAGGTCTCCACCGTCCTTTATTACAAGGTACTGCAATGGGGCGGCTATTCGCGCAATCTAAAAGTCGCCGCCTTCGAGCGGCGCACCAAGCACGACGGTCGGCACGACGAGTTCCTGCGCCTCTTCAGCGAACTCACCCAAGGCCAAGCCTGGGCCGATTATCGCAACGATGATCTCGTCGTCGACAGCGTCATGCCCGAACTGGCCCACCGGATGTATCCGCATCTGTTTCGCACCCCGAGCGCCTTCAGCACCGAAACCAGTGAGATCATCCGCTTCGAGAACGACCGCGTGGCCGAGATGATTGAGATTGCCCGCGAAGCCAGCGGTCGCGACTACATTATTTTCGTGGTCGATGAGGTCGGGCAGTATGTCGGCTCGCGGCAAAATCTGATTCTCAACCTCGACGGCCTCGGCAAGAATCTCAAGGCCATCGGCAACGGAAAGGTGTTGTTCATCGGCACCGCCCAGCAGCGCCTGACCGAGGACGATCCCAGCGCCGCGCTCAACTCCCAGCAATTATTCAAGCTCAAGGATCGCTTCCCCATCCAGATCGACCTGGAAGCCAGCGACATTAAGGAGATCTGCACCAACCGCCTGCTCGGCAAGTCGCCCGCCGGCGAAGCAGAAGTGGGGCAACTCTTTGACCAACACGGCCAGAGCTTGCGCCACCACACCAAGCTCGAAGACGCCCGCGCCTATGGCGCCGACTTCGACCGCCAGACCTTCATCGACCTCTATCCCTTCCTGCCGGCGCATTTCGACATTTTGCTGCACCTGCTCGGCGCCCTGGCCAAGTCCACCGGCGGCATCGGCCTGCGCTCGGCAATCAAGGTGATCCAGGACATTCTGGTCGAAGGCCCCGACGGCAAAAGCCCCATCGCCGATCAACCCCTCGGCTGGCTGGCCACCACAGTGACCCTGTTCGACGCCCTGGAGCGCGACATCCGCCGCGCCTTCGCCTCCCTGTATCAGGCGTTGGACAAGGTCAGGTTCTGCTTTCCGGATTCCGCGCGGCATCAGCAGATCGGCAAGAGCATCTGCGTGTTGCAGATCCTCGGCAATCTGCCCATCTCGCGCCACAACCTCGCCGCCCTGATGCACCCGAGCCTGACCTCGCCGTCGCTCAAGGAGCCGATCGCCGCGGCCATTGAGGATCTCCTGCGCGACCCCGTGGTCCCCTTGGGCGAGCAAGACGGCGTGCTCGCCTTCCACAGCGAAAAGCTCAACGCCATCGAGCAGGAGCGCGCCCAACTCCCGCTGCGCGCCAGCGACCTGCGCCGCGTCCACCACGAGGCCCTGCAAGACGCCTACAGCCCGCTGCCCGCCACCCAACTGAACAACAGTTTCTCGGTCACCACGGGGCTGAAAGCGCAGTCGGCCAGCGGCATCCCCGCCAGCCTGGCCGGCGAGCGCCACCCCATCCAGACCCTGGTCGAGTTGGTCGCGCCCAGCGAGGTTGAGACCGCCAAAATCCGCCTGAGCGATGAAAGCCGCCAGCCCAGCGCCCGCCACAGCATCTTTCTGCTCGGGCGCAGCGCCCCGGCGATGGACACGCTGAGCGCGGAGATCGTCCGCTGCCGTGATATCGTCAACAAATACCGCAACGACCCGGATCAGGAAGTCAAGGACTACTGCGGCGCGCAAAGCGACCGTGCTGCCCGGCTGCTGCATCAACTCGGGCGGCAGATCGGCCACAGCCTGCTCCAGGGGTCCTTTATCTTTCGCGGCGAGCTGAGCGCGGTGGACAGCTTCAGCCAGGATCTGATCGATGCGGCGCGCAAGCACCTCGCCCGCGTCGCCGCCCAGGTGTTCGACCGTCATGCCGAGGCGCCGGTGCGTGTCGGCACCGATCTGGCCGAGAAGTTTCTGCGCCAGGGCCACCTGACCGGCATCACCAGCCAGATCGACCCCTTGGGGCTGGTGAAACTCCAGGGCGGCCAGGGCCACATCGACAGCCAACACAAAGCCCTGACCAGCATCAAGGACCAGATCGAACGCCAGGGCAGCCTGGAGGGCAAGCGCCTGAGCGACCTCTTTGCCGACGCCCCCTTCGGTTGGTCACCCGACACCCTGCGTTATCTGGTCGCCGCCTTGCTGGTGGCCGGGGAGATCAAGCTCAAGCTCGCCGGGCGCGAGATCACCGTCAACGGCCAGCAGGCGATCGACGCGCTCAAAACCAACAACAGTTTCAAATCCGTCGGGATCAGCCTGCGCGACAACAAACCCTCCATGGAGATGCTCGCCCGCGCCGCCGGGCGGCTCACCAGCCTGGCGGGCGACACCATCGTCCCGCTCGAAGACAGCATCAGCAAGGCCGCCGCCAAGCTGTTGCCGAACCTTCAGCACCAGTTCGCGCCGCTGGCCAGCACCCTGCGCGCGCTGGAACTCCCCGGCGCCGCGCGGCTCGACCAACTCGCCAGCGACATCAAAGCCATTCTCGCCACCGATGCCTCCGATGCGGTGCAACGCCTCGGCGCGGAGACCTCTGAAGTATTCGACAGCCTGGAGTGGGCCAGAAGCCTCAAGCAGACCATGGCCCAGGGGCTGGAGACCACCCTGCACGCGCTGCGCCGCCATCTGCGCGACATCCACGCCCTGCCCAGCCACGGCACCCCCGGCCAACTGCGCCAGGCGCTCAGCGAACCCATGGCCGATCTCGAACAGCGCCTGCAACACCCGGACTTTCATAAATACGCCACCGACTTCGCCAGCGGCCTCACCGAGTTGCAAACCCAGGTGCGCGATGCCGTCAAGCCAATGCAACAGGACCAGACCCTGCGCCTGCGCGCGGCCGAGGACGACCTGCGCCGCCTGCCCGAATGGCCCGAACTCAGCCACCAGGACCGCAACAACGCCCTGGCTGATCTGCAAAACCTCGCCACCCAGGCCAGCGAGGACCTCACCGGCCTGCGCGACCTGATCAACCAGGACTACAGCATCCAAAACGAAGTCCAAGACATCAAACACCGCATCCAGCAACGCGGCCAAGAGATCCTGCAAGAGCGCCTGCGCGCGGAACAGCTTCAAGCCGTCAAGGACGGTCAAGCCACCATCTGTCGTCAGCAGGTCTTACAACCGCGCATCACCAGCATCCAAGATCTGGACCAGCTAATCAGGGACTTACAGCAACTGCGCGGCGAGCTCAAGTACGCGAGCGAATTTGAATTGCAACTGCGTATTGAACAATAAAGGTTGGTGGGCGGCGAGGATTCCCATGAAACTTGACCAAATTCGCGACAACATCCGGCAGAAATACAGCGATGCGCGTCTTTTGATCGAAAACGGACGCTACGCGAATGCGATCTATCTGTGTGGCTATTGTATTGAGCTGTCGTTGAAATACGCCATTGCGGCGCGACTGCATTGGCCAGCGTATCGCACGGAAGGTAAGCTAAAGTTTCTAAGGGTGCATGACCTGGATGTTCTGGTGCCCTTGACCGGTCAAGAGCAGTACATCAAGACCTTGCCCTCTTGGTCCGTGGCGATTCAGTGGAACGAATCGCGTCGTTACGAAGACCCAGCGCTAGCCACCGAGCAGGATGCCACTGACATGCTTGGCGCGGCGAAAGAATTTGCGGAGACATTATGCGCGATCTCGTTGTGAGTCTTGGTGTTGTGCTGGCGGACATTGAACGGGAAAAAGGCCCTTTCCAAGTGAAATGCCTGGTGACGCCTGATCCTGTTGAGCCAATGTGGGATTTGGTGCTCGTGGCGCAGTGGTTCTGGCCCGAGCGCAAACAGACGCTGGACTTCTTGGTTCCCCGAGTGATGGGGCGTCTGGATTATGAGCATCTGATGCATTTCTCCGGCCTGGTGATCTATCCGCCAGACAGCGACAACCCGCTGACCGAAGCCTTGCGCGAGATTCAAGACAACCACCGTCATCACCGCGACGACTGGCTGCGAGCGGGAGGCTTGGTGACAGTGCAAACGCGGCTGCCGCAAGCACGTTTGGTCATTCCGCTGGATGACGAGCCGCCATCCGCAGACACAGCATCGGAATGGAATGCTACCCACCAAGCCTGTGCATGATGAGGAACACCCCCGCATGGCCTTCGACAAAGCCACCCGCAACGCCCTGCAGAAATTCGTCGCCCGTGCCCGGCGGCTGCTCAGTGAGGAATTCACCCGCCAGTTGCAGGCCAGCTATGGCATGGACCCCACCTCCGGCGCCGTCGCCGACATGGCCGCCCTGAGCCACCTCGACAACCAGCAACAGCAAACCGCCGCCATTCTGCGCGAGACCCTGCACCACTACCTCGCCATCACCCCCGGCAAGAGCGCCCAGGAGCGCAGCCAGCAGGTGCTCGAACGCATGGTGCGCGAACAAGCCTTCACCCTGCTCAACCGGCTCGCCGCCCTGCGTATGGCTGAATCCCGTGGCGTGCTGTTCGAGTCCCTCGCCCGGGGTCAAGCCTCGCAAGGCTTTCAGCTCTATCAAATGGTCGCCGGCCCCGCCTTGGGCGAGGTTGGCGATGTCTATCGCCAGTATCTGCTAAGCCTGTTTGACGAACTCGGCCAGGATCTCCCCGACCTCTTCGACCGCCACAGCCCCCAGGGCCTGCTGTTCCCCAAGGACTCCGTCCTGCTCGACCTGCTCGACGCCATCAACCACCCCGACATCGCTCACCTCTGGGCCGAAGACGAAACCATCGGCTGGATTTATCAGTATTACAACGACCCCGACGAGCGCAAGGCGATGCGCGCCGCCTCCGCCGCGCCGCGCAACTCCCGCGAACTGGCGGTGCGCAACCAGTTCTTCACCCCGCGCTATGTGGTTGAGTTTCTCACCGACAACACCCTCGGGCGGCTATGGTTCAACGCCACCGACGGTCACACTCGTCTGCGCGAGACCTGCCGTTATTTGCTGATCAAGCCTGATGCGCCACTCCCACCCGTCACGCGACCGCGCGACCCGCGCACCCTGAAATGGCTCGACCCGGCCTGTGGCTCCATGCACTTTGGGCTCTATGCTTTCGATCTCTTCTTACCGATCTACCGCGACGCCTGGGACTGGGAACAACAGCACGGCGCCGGATCACTGGATACTTCCAGCGCGCCTGACGGCGCCTTTGCGCCGCTCAGCCAACGCTACCCGGACGAGATGGCCTTGCAGCGCGACCTCCCGCGCCTGATCATCGAACATAACCTGCATGGCGTCGACATCGACCCGCGTGCCGCCCAGATCGCCGCCCTGGCGCTGTGGTTGCGCGCGCAACGCGCCTGGCACGAGGCCGGCGTCGCCGTCCAGGATCGCCCGCCAATCGGTCGCGGTCATGTCCTCGCCGCTGTCGCGCCGCCGGCGGAACCCGAGCTGCGCGCACAACTGGCCGAGCAACTGGATTTCCTCGACGCCGACCTGTTCGCGCGCACCCTGCAACTGCTTGAGGGGCTGCCGGAACTCGGCGTGTTGCTGCAAGCCGAACGCGCCTTGCCGCGGTTGATCCGCGAGGTCTATGGCGAGCATGGCCCGATGTTTCGCGACGCCGACCAGGCACAATGGCACCAGGCCGAGGAGCGGCTGCGCCGCGCGCTGACTGACTTTGCCCAAACCGCGCACGCCAGCTATCAAGCGCGGCTGTTTGCCCAGGATGCGCTGGCCGGCTTGCGCCTGATCGACCTGTGCCGCCAGACTTTCGACGTGGTGGTGATGAATCCGCCCTTCGGCGCGCTCGCCGCCGGCACCAAGGAGCGGCTGGGCAAAGCCTACCCGCGCAGCAAGAACGACCTGCTCGCGGTCATGGTCGAACGCGGACTGGAGCTGCTACGCCCCGGCGGCCGGCTCGGCGCCATTACCTCGCGCACCTGTTTCTTTCTCTCCAGCTTTCAGAAGTGGCGCGAGGGCGTGGTGCTGGGTCTGGCCGAGCCGGAGGTCATGGCGGATCTGGGCCATGGGGTGATGGATGATGCCATGGTGGAAGCGGCGGCTTATTGTTTAGTCAAAACCTGATGGGAGCACTCTAATGCAAGCGCAACGCGTTCTTGGTCGTGTCGATCATGGCACTCTCTTGATTCAGTTACCTGAAAGCTTCAACCATCGGCGGGTTGAAGTCATCGTGCTGGCACTCGATGAAGAGAACGCTTTGCCGGAAACGCGCCAGCCGCATCCCGATCTTGCCGGAAGTGTGCGGATCCATGGTGATATTTTCGCATCGGCTCCCGAGCAGGATTGGGATCTGCCTCAATGATCGTGCTGGATACCCACATCTGGCTGTG includes:
- the tal gene encoding transaldolase; translation: MNPTQALHQLGQSLWLDNITRNLLRSGTLARYIGELSVTGLTSNPTIFEHAIGACDSYDDSIRVLADRGLSDEDLFFALALEDLTQAADLFRPAFDASDGLDGWVSLEVSPLLAHNTAHTIRDANRLHAKADKPNLFIKIPGTAEGIAAIEEAIFEGVPVNVTLLFSCEQVLAAAEAYMRGIERRLAARLDPNVASVLSLFVSRWDVAVEDSVAPPFRNRLGIAIALRTFKAHGELLASERWQRLAATSARPPRLLWASTGTKDPAASDTLYVEALAAPGTINTLPEKTLLAFADHGQVELALPADCGDAEAVIADFRREGIDDDGLAARLQREGVDAFATSWHALLTRIREKRASPAPRT
- a CDS encoding BrxE family protein — encoded protein: MTSRLPAAIAELRLLVGFLGEQSQYHWWSSRFLATTSEAFLLPVFPRTTLLAQYHGVCEAARLKHDEHIGIGRHDHLYRLPEALEQAMAQAVSAPDFAPRIKPLLASTASAIARLAAMATSATEKREGPVLLDHCDHDRLDALIQQGAGQYQAAFSAGYQCFPYLQAN
- a CDS encoding BrxA family protein; its protein translation is MPEEPCFYTTQLQAGLGMVEESNVLLGLYQPGMNCTQLYQAALNSGQFPLVSARRLRNIVVECFGPRYLKTEVAIHLKPLAEVLPTRQLVPFLLVFTAQANRILADFIRDIYWPHSSAGRVSLSKEDATDFVHNAVRDGKTRTPWSESTVRRVSGYLLGCCADFGLLAAGRSSTRPIQPLRIQPITTLFFAYHLHFSGLSDHGVLNHPLWGLFGLEPGEVRAAMQRLASNGWWIMQSAAGSTRITWLLPTMEDITRVIANPVIAQG
- a CDS encoding BREX protein BrxB domain-containing protein, which encodes MSSPTLSSLKADFEELLCRIKAGRDFAHASFEPVFYLVFPPHALLEVKRQLPAWEARLVNDGWEVHPFSITHAIQAILDEQPDFIRTLWQTQDAKAPLEWTKTNNALAAAISKNDALAARLEQQLASLEGNPNAMLLVTDLEALHPYVRIGVIEGHLLGRFSVPTIFFYPGVRTGKTRLKFLGFYPEDGNYRSVHVGG
- the brxC gene encoding BREX system P-loop protein BrxC, whose amino-acid sequence is MDIKALFDSSKDIYRSIEKVITYGVAQEARLKAEISEYVVTESIEEQLGKLLDKMEAAMEAGGENEVGIWVSGFYGSGKSSFTKYVGLAFDERVTIDGVPFLHHLQNRLKKSTTKARLAAVAKKYPAAVLMLDLASEQVAGATMEEVSTVLYYKVLQWGGYSRNLKVAAFERRTKHDGRHDEFLRLFSELTQGQAWADYRNDDLVVDSVMPELAHRMYPHLFRTPSAFSTETSEIIRFENDRVAEMIEIAREASGRDYIIFVVDEVGQYVGSRQNLILNLDGLGKNLKAIGNGKVLFIGTAQQRLTEDDPSAALNSQQLFKLKDRFPIQIDLEASDIKEICTNRLLGKSPAGEAEVGQLFDQHGQSLRHHTKLEDARAYGADFDRQTFIDLYPFLPAHFDILLHLLGALAKSTGGIGLRSAIKVIQDILVEGPDGKSPIADQPLGWLATTVTLFDALERDIRRAFASLYQALDKVRFCFPDSARHQQIGKSICVLQILGNLPISRHNLAALMHPSLTSPSLKEPIAAAIEDLLRDPVVPLGEQDGVLAFHSEKLNAIEQERAQLPLRASDLRRVHHEALQDAYSPLPATQLNNSFSVTTGLKAQSASGIPASLAGERHPIQTLVELVAPSEVETAKIRLSDESRQPSARHSIFLLGRSAPAMDTLSAEIVRCRDIVNKYRNDPDQEVKDYCGAQSDRAARLLHQLGRQIGHSLLQGSFIFRGELSAVDSFSQDLIDAARKHLARVAAQVFDRHAEAPVRVGTDLAEKFLRQGHLTGITSQIDPLGLVKLQGGQGHIDSQHKALTSIKDQIERQGSLEGKRLSDLFADAPFGWSPDTLRYLVAALLVAGEIKLKLAGREITVNGQQAIDALKTNNSFKSVGISLRDNKPSMEMLARAAGRLTSLAGDTIVPLEDSISKAAAKLLPNLQHQFAPLASTLRALELPGAARLDQLASDIKAILATDASDAVQRLGAETSEVFDSLEWARSLKQTMAQGLETTLHALRRHLRDIHALPSHGTPGQLRQALSEPMADLEQRLQHPDFHKYATDFASGLTELQTQVRDAVKPMQQDQTLRLRAAEDDLRRLPEWPELSHQDRNNALADLQNLATQASEDLTGLRDLINQDYSIQNEVQDIKHRIQQRGQEILQERLRAEQLQAVKDGQATICRQQVLQPRITSIQDLDQLIRDLQQLRGELKYASEFELQLRIEQ
- a CDS encoding HEPN domain-containing protein, whose translation is MKLDQIRDNIRQKYSDARLLIENGRYANAIYLCGYCIELSLKYAIAARLHWPAYRTEGKLKFLRVHDLDVLVPLTGQEQYIKTLPSWSVAIQWNESRRYEDPALATEQDATDMLGAAKEFAETLCAISL
- a CDS encoding Eco57I restriction-modification methylase domain-containing protein, giving the protein MAFDKATRNALQKFVARARRLLSEEFTRQLQASYGMDPTSGAVADMAALSHLDNQQQQTAAILRETLHHYLAITPGKSAQERSQQVLERMVREQAFTLLNRLAALRMAESRGVLFESLARGQASQGFQLYQMVAGPALGEVGDVYRQYLLSLFDELGQDLPDLFDRHSPQGLLFPKDSVLLDLLDAINHPDIAHLWAEDETIGWIYQYYNDPDERKAMRAASAAPRNSRELAVRNQFFTPRYVVEFLTDNTLGRLWFNATDGHTRLRETCRYLLIKPDAPLPPVTRPRDPRTLKWLDPACGSMHFGLYAFDLFLPIYRDAWDWEQQHGAGSLDTSSAPDGAFAPLSQRYPDEMALQRDLPRLIIEHNLHGVDIDPRAAQIAALALWLRAQRAWHEAGVAVQDRPPIGRGHVLAAVAPPAEPELRAQLAEQLDFLDADLFARTLQLLEGLPELGVLLQAERALPRLIREVYGEHGPMFRDADQAQWHQAEERLRRALTDFAQTAHASYQARLFAQDALAGLRLIDLCRQTFDVVVMNPPFGALAAGTKERLGKAYPRSKNDLLAVMVERGLELLRPGGRLGAITSRTCFFLSSFQKWREGVVLGLAEPEVMADLGHGVMDDAMVEAAAYCLVKT